A single Arcanobacterium canis DNA region contains:
- a CDS encoding class I SAM-dependent methyltransferase has translation MNPYELSSTDGRLYSDVRPGYTDFIVDTLVRDFPRGSHIVDMGAGTGKLTLALLKRDFYVTAIDPSADMTKQLRSLAGDHPMLNIQQANAESTSIFSHSIDCVVFSQSWHWMNKQAAVNESFRILKKGGRFATVFNQLDVSFPWVKRLTRIMRSGDVQRLTKPPQLGRRFSDPMLTIDSWCQFLSPQQLRELGATRASWLKSSDEYRKHMRRNLDSYLEEMGYGDTHSIELPYISILWDSTRL, from the coding sequence TTGAACCCTTATGAGTTGAGCTCGACGGACGGACGCCTATATTCAGATGTTAGGCCCGGTTACACGGACTTCATTGTCGATACCCTCGTTCGAGATTTTCCTCGTGGTTCTCATATCGTTGACATGGGCGCGGGTACTGGGAAGCTCACGCTGGCATTACTCAAACGTGATTTTTATGTGACCGCCATCGATCCATCTGCAGACATGACGAAGCAACTTCGGTCTTTGGCTGGGGATCATCCGATGTTAAACATCCAACAAGCGAATGCTGAGTCCACTAGTATTTTTTCGCATTCCATCGACTGCGTTGTTTTTAGTCAGTCTTGGCATTGGATGAACAAGCAAGCCGCAGTAAATGAAAGCTTTAGAATCTTAAAAAAGGGCGGCCGTTTTGCAACGGTATTTAATCAACTTGACGTCAGTTTTCCATGGGTTAAGCGCCTTACGCGCATCATGCGTTCTGGAGATGTCCAACGCTTAACAAAACCACCCCAGCTCGGGCGGAGGTTTTCAGATCCCATGCTCACAATTGACTCGTGGTGTCAGTTTTTGTCTCCTCAACAGCTCCGTGAGCTTGGGGCAACCCGGGCTTCATGGCTGAAATCCTCAGATGAGTATCGCAAGCACATGCGGCGCAATCTTGACTCCTATCTTGAAGAGATGGGATATGGAGACACTCACAGCATTGAACTTCCTTATATTTCGATTTTGTGGGATTCCACGCGGCTGTGA